Genomic window (Fluviispira vulneris):
ACCATGAACAACGACTTTTGTTCTTTCAGCTATTTTAAAGAGGTGAAAGAACCCAGGTCCACCTTTTAAATACATATAATTATCCGCCATGATTTCGAGCGGAGGCAATTGAGAAATTTCATGCCAAAAAGAATAATGAGCAGCCCTTAAGCCTGCTCCAAATATTCCTGCCGGATAAGTTAAAACTCCTCTTTCAATCTTTTGAGATGAAATCACATCTTTAACCTTTATCTACAGTTTTTTTCCCAGATTGGTCTTTAACAATTAAAAATCCGCCTTCAATTTTATGACAAGATCCTCGCGCGACATAAATCCAACCTAGAAAACCTTTTTTTGCAGCTCCCCCAATATTACCAGCACATTCATAAGGCTGAGTCTTTGCAAACTTTTTACCAAAAGCTTTTTTAACAGCCTCAATATCATCTTTTTCAACTGAACACGATGTGAGACCTTTGCATTTATTTATTCCGAAGCACTTCTCAACTTCTTGAGTGACATGTGCAGGATTGCTATTAGAACCTTCTGCAAAACACGCTAAGGTTATACCGTTCAGAGCTGCTATTAAAATGATTTCATTTTTCTTCATTTTGTCGCCTTATAATATAACTAGAGAACGATTATTTTTTCACTTTAGGCAATTTTTTAACACTGTTGTCAACAATCAAAAAACCACCAAGTGATGCACAGTCATCTTTTGAAGTATGAAACCAATTTAAATTTCCTTTACTTGCGCCACATTCAGCATGCGTACCGCATTCATGCACTTTAGCTTTAGAAAACTTTTTAGCAAATTCAGATTTTTTAACTGCATCGATATCTTCTTGTTTCACACCGCAAGCAGCTTTAGTTTTATCAGTGGATTTTGCACCACAAGCATTTGCACCCCAGCATTTAACATCTTCAGCATTTGCAGAAGCAGAAACACTAAGAGCACCCACAGCCAAACCAGCTAACGCAGCACCAACAAGCACTTTCTTATTTGACATAAAACTCTCCATTAAAGTGATAAAAAGTTAAGAATGCAAAAAAAGTAACTAAATTTTTCTGACTCCTTCACAAGTAATATTTATTGTTACGACATCTCCAACCACTGGACCTGCCTCAACGATATTTTGAAAACTCACGCCAAAATCTTTTCTTACGAGTTCAGCTGTTGCTTTAAACGCTTGAGTTATTTTTCCACTCGATTTTACTTGGCCTTTATAAGTTACTTTAAATGTAATTGGTTTAGTGACACCACGAATGGTGATATTTCCGATTAAGTCGAATTTATTATCATCTGTTTTCTTAGCTGAAGTTGATTTAAAAATCATATTTGGAAATTTCTTTGCATCGAAAAAATCCGCACTTCTTAAATGATCGTCTCTCTTTTTTACGCCAGTATCGACCGATGAGCTTATAGCACTCGCTTCAAGCTGTGTTTGTGAAAAATCTTCTGGATTGAATTTAAAATTTCCACTGAATTTCTTAAATTCGCCGGTCACTGTACTTACCACTAAGTGAGCTACTTCAAATGTTACTTTAGAGTGATCTGTATCAACAATATACTTTGCAGCACCATCTGCTTTTGCAGCGGCTTCAGCTACAATAATGCTTTCAGGATGCTTAGGTGGTATTTCATCTGAAAAAGCTGGTAAGGTAACAGAAATCGAAGCTAAATACAATGCAGCAATTTTCTTTGAAAGCATCAAAAGCTCCTATAAATAAAAAGTAATATTCATGTGATACAGATAATAATAGTAGGAAAGAATTAAAAGGAAAGTCAAACGTCAAAAACTCAACTCTTGTAGAGAGCACTCACGTCAATTCGACAGATGCCTTGGCTTGATCTAAAAATACATTAAGTCCAGGATATTTATCCCGAGCTTTTAAAGCCCAGTAGAGTTGTTTTCTAGGTTGTTCATGCCGCATAAGAATAAGTAACAAAAGCTCTTCGTCGGCTGATATTGCTTTTCGCTCTTTTTGAATTCTTTTCAATTCATAAGATGCCATAGCTCGGATCTTTTCATCGAAACCTTCGTGCTTTTTTCTAAATGCATTTAGATCATCAACTTCTGCTGTCTCTTCTCTATATTTATTCATATAATGATACCATGCTCCAGCAAGCATAGAGAGAGATGGTATTTCTTTTGAGAAAAAATTAATAAGCGAAATAATTTGTTCAAGTGAATGATCTTCTAATAGTAATGCAGCAAATTTTTCTTCTTTTTTAATATCAATTTCATTTTTATTATTACTCATAAAAGTTGAAATAATCTTTTCAATTGCTTCCTTACTTTTTAAAATTTCTTTTTTATTTTTATCACTTTTTGAAACATTTTTTTTAGGGAAAAGAAGTGCCTCTTGGCTTGATAAAGAGACCTTACGTGGTTTGCTCTTTTTTTTAATTTCTTTTTGCGGGACCAATGAATGCAAATTTTTAGCATCTCCGAGCATTCTTTTATTTCTTTCAGGAGTAATTCGCAAATTCGTCCATTTTTCTGGATCGAGAACCATGCGAATCACTAAAGTTTTTTCATGCTTCTTTGTAATACTTAGGATATTACTGGCAGAAAGCTCTTCAATCGCTAATTTTACAAGACGCTCAGGCACTCCTAATAATATTGACAATTCACCAGTGCTCGATACGATTTCTTCAATACCTGCAACTAAACAATTCAGCACATATAGAACCATTGAATAGCTACATGAACTCAAACGCGCCACAGATAAAACTTTAAACCCTCCCCGCTCCCAAAAACTACGTAAATTCACACTTGTCCCCCAAAGCTATTGATTCAATTTAA
Coding sequences:
- a CDS encoding YceI family protein, whose protein sequence is MLSKKIAALYLASISVTLPAFSDEIPPKHPESIIVAEAAAKADGAAKYIVDTDHSKVTFEVAHLVVSTVTGEFKKFSGNFKFNPEDFSQTQLEASAISSSVDTGVKKRDDHLRSADFFDAKKFPNMIFKSTSAKKTDDNKFDLIGNITIRGVTKPITFKVTYKGQVKSSGKITQAFKATAELVRKDFGVSFQNIVEAGPVVGDVVTINITCEGVRKI